The Nerophis ophidion isolate RoL-2023_Sa linkage group LG24, RoL_Noph_v1.0, whole genome shotgun sequence genome includes a region encoding these proteins:
- the LOC133542029 gene encoding thrombomodulin-like encodes MACLRIRALMALPLMCSIPIGLCRGTTATCRPFCIGTDCLLVIPDRVDFTTARQSCRAGKGELMTFQSAGDERLLDVVRQELGGSFWIGLHLPTGACSSLSAPMRGYEWTSGGGHSHSLPSLITWKDAVRVCSPRCVSLSNGHRFTERPCSERTDGFLCRSRHKDACQAGELSDGDFFRSSKGCSDGPCEQNCTDVNGGFRCSCFRGFAPDRMDPRRCAVHCARERCPAVCERNSNDGCLCPPGFILNGKICEDIDECLMDGCDQGCKNTFGSFYCSCKDGYVLKDQVKCVQATEGHLVLTTPSVKGYAKPDNRTRGSSATTGTFIWLWIVAALCVVVFICVVRLCVVRRQKRREQSSHQMSGTAAGNS; translated from the coding sequence ATGGCCTGCTTGCGGATCCGAGCGCTCATGGCGTTGCCTCTGATGTGCTCCATCCCAATCGGACTTTGTCGGGGAACCACCGCCACTTGCAGACCTTTCTGCATCGGGACCGACTGCCTGCTGGTCATCCCGGACCGGGTGGATTTCACCACAGCCCGGCAAAGTTGCCGAGCCGGGAAGGGAGAGCTAATGACATTTCAATCAGCGGGCGATGAGAGATTACTCGATGTTGTGAGGCAAGAACTGGGCGGAAGCTTCTGGATTGGACTGCACTTACCGACCGGCGCCTGCAGTAGCCTCTCAGCTCCCATGAGAGGCTACGAGTGGACCTCTGGTGGCGGACACAGCCACTCCCTCCCATCTCTCATCACCTGGAAGGACGCTGTGCGGGTCTGTTCGCCGCGCTGCGTGTCGCTTTCCAACGGTCACAGGTTCACGGAAAGGCCGTGCTCGGAGAGAACCGACGGCTTCCTGTGCCGGAGCCGGCACAAAGACGCGTGCCAGGCGGGAGAACTGTCCGATGGGGATTTTTTCCGTAGCTCCAAGGGCTGCTCGGATGGCCCGTGCGAGCAGAACTGCACCGACGTCAACGGCGGCTTCAGATGCTCCTGCTTCAGAGGGTTCGCGCCCGACCGCATGGACCCCAGGCGCTGTGCGGTCCACTGTGCCCGGGAAAGATGCCCCGCCGTCTGCGAGAGAAACTCCAATGACGGTTGCCTCTGCCCCCCAGGCTTCATCTTAAACGGCAAAATCTGCGAGGACATCGACGAATGCCTGATGGACGGATGTGACCAAGGGTGCAAGAACACCTTTGGCAGTTTTTACTGCTCCTGTAAAGACGGCTACGTGCTCAAAGACCAGGTGAAATGCGTCCAAGCGACGGAGGGGCATCTGGTCCTCACCACTCCCTCCGTCAAAGGCTACGCCAAACCCGACAACCGCACCCGAGGTTCCTCCGCGACGACGGGCACTTTTATCTGGCTGTGGATTGTGGCCGCTTTGTGCGTGGTGGTCTTTATATGCGTGGTGAGGCTTTGTGTCGTTAGGCGCCAGAAGCGCAGAGAGCAGAGTTCCCACCAGATGTCAGGTACCGCAGCGGGAAATTCTTAG
- the LOC133542063 gene encoding complement component C1q receptor-like → MRATFLVLLLIARFGGFLGIGYETMCTSNACFTLHTQKVSFDEANRSCFDNGGYLMTVKDKEEDRHLRSLLSLFQEDKHFKFWIGLKLHKGDCVLADKPLRGFKWISGGEDPHFSNWEKEPVDTCTERCVRVGYNPTGENPLKWTAGPCKTHAFYVCKFYFKGMCEPLLLSGSGRISYTAPFSEEPLQAEIRSLPLGTYAKVTCGDQESHFSVCMRSKDEYQWTVQGPFCEAEKGICAVNNGGCEHLCLQDSDQVRCLCNQGFTIAEDGRSCKPQDVCAADACEYECSAGESGPVCRCPDGFKLEANLRNCSDTDECQQPHACPDHSCVNTLGSYVCACKDGFQMLHGKCLDLDECANSKCEHGCLNTLGSFFCYCQDGFTLSEDGYSCTDVDECTAERCHFECVNTEGSFRCVCPRGWRADTTGPDCVPDVTEAPLHELKGQATHAAVTETVSTRAVELQRSTPEDVSLPHVPTVTPNNASVAASAKAASSRVLICVLGSVVPLLLLVLATTTIAIVRCSRARKEAKKTATDGYCWVSSGLDPRLEKLYESILTDDL, encoded by the coding sequence ATGCGGGCGACTTTTCTAGTACTGCTGCTCATCGCCCGCTTTGGAGGATTTCTTGGCATTGGGTATGAAACGATGTGCACTTCCAACGCCTGCTTCACGCTGCACACGCAGAAGGTCAGCTTTGACGAGGCCAACCGAAGCTGTTTCGATAACGGAGGCTACCTGATGACGGTCAAAGACAAAGAAGAGGACCGTCATCTCCGCTCTCTCCTCTCCTTGTTCCAGGAGGACAAGCATTTCAAGTTTTGGATCGGCTTGAAGCTGCATAAAGGGGATTGTGTGCTAGCCGACAAGCCACTCAGAGGCTTCAAGTGGATCTCTGGGGGGGAAGACCCGCACTTCTCCAACTGGGAGAAAGAGCCCGTGGACACGTGCACCGAGCGATGTGTGCGGGTTGGCTACAATCCGACGGGTGAGAACCCTTTGAAGTGGACCGCCGGACCTTGCAAAACCCACGCCTTTTATGTGTGTAAGTTTTACTTCAAAGGAATGTGCGAGCCGCTGCTTCTGTCGGGCTCCGGACGTATATCATACACGGCTCCTTTCTCCGAGGAACCCCTGCAAGCTGAGATCAGATCCCTGCCGCTCGGAACCTACGCCAAGGTCACATGCGGTGATCAGGAGTCACACTTTTCTGTGTGCATGCGGAGCAAAGATGAGTATCAGTGGACTGTGCAAGGTCCGTTCTGTGAGGCCGAGAAGGGAATATGTGCGGTCAACAACGGCGGGTGTGAACACTTGTGCCTGCAGGACTCGGATCAGGTCCGATGCCTCTGTAACCAAGGTTTCACGATTGCGGAGGATGGGCGTTCTTGTAAGCCACAAGACGTGTGCGCCGCGGACGCTTGTGAGTACGAGTGCTCCGCGGGGGAGTCTGGACCGGTCTGCAGGTGTCCCGACGGGTTCAAACTGGAGGCGAACCTACGTAACTGCTCCGACACCGATGAGTGCCAACAACCGCACGCATGCCCTGATCATTCGTGTGTCAACACACTTGGCAGCTACGTGTGCGCATGTAAGGATGGCTTCCAAATGCTTCATGGCAAATGTCTGGATTTAGACGAGTGTGCAAACTCCAAATGTGAGCACGGCTGCTTGAACACGCTCGGATCCTTCTTCTGCTACTGCCAAGATGGCTTCACCTTGTCGGAGGACGGCTACTCGTGCACGGACGTCGACGAATGCACCGCCGAGCGCTGTCACTTCGAATGCGTCAACACGGAAGGGAGTTTCAGGTGCGTGTGCCCCAGGGGGTGGCGTGCGGACACCACTGGACCAGACTGTGTTCCAGACGTGACGGAAGCACCGTTGCACGAGTTAAAGGGGCAGGCGACACATGCGGCCGTCACTGAGACTGTGTCTACGAGGGCAGTGGAGCTCCAGAGATCCACTCCCGAGGATGTTTCTCTGCCGCACGTGCCGACTGTCACGCCGAACAACGCGTCCGTGGCCGCCAGCGCCAAGGCGGCGAGCTCGAGGGTGCTGATCTGTGTGCTGGGCTCAGTCGTCCCTTTGCTGCTTTTGGTCCTGGCAACAACGACCATCGCCATTGTCCGCTGCAGTCGGGCTAGAAAGGAAGCAAAGAAAACAGCGACGGACGGTTATTGCTGGGTCTCCTCCGGTTTAGACCCACGCCTCGAGAAACTCTATGAATCCATTTTAACTGATGACCTATGA